The following are from one region of the Anolis carolinensis isolate JA03-04 unplaced genomic scaffold, rAnoCar3.1.pri scaffold_15, whole genome shotgun sequence genome:
- the c1qb gene encoding complement C1q subcomponent subunit B — MRSAEKVVIWAVLVCLPACKMAGASTCQGPTLIPGIPGMPGAPGPNGRDGGDGTKGERGPPGTVDDYRDVGEPGEPGEPGYPGKVGPRGNAGSKGPPGPAGPRGPKGDSGDSKTSLKSAFSAARGITISPRRGQPVRFDRLLTNVNGNYETRYGRFKCEIPGLYYFTYHVSSRGNLCLQLKKGRGNERGERVVAFCDFVYNSFQVTTGGVVLRMAREESVWLEPTEKNSLVGGTEGADSIFSGFLLFPDS; from the exons ATGCGGAGTGCTGAGAAGGTGGTCATCTGGGCCGTACTGGTTTGCCTCCCCGCCTGCAAGATGGCTGGGGCTTCCACTTGCCAGGGCCCGACCCTGATCCCGGGGATCCCCGGCATGCCGGGAGCTCCGGGTCCCAACGGCCGCGACGGAGGAGACGGGACCAAAGGGGAACGAG GTCCACCAGGGACAGTCGACGACTACAGAGATGTCGGAGAACCAGGAGAACCGGGCGAGCCGGGCTATCCGGGGAAAGTAGGACCCCGAGGAAATGCGGGGTCCAAGGGTCCGCCTGGTCCGGCCGGTCCGCGTGGGCCGAAGGGCGATTCCGGGGACTCCAAGACCTCCCTCAAGTCAGCCTTCTCGGCCGCACGAGGCATCACCATATCACCACGGCGGGGGCAGCCG GTCCGCTTCGACCGGCTCCTCACCAACGTCAACGGGAACTACGAGACGCGCTACGGCCGCTTCAAGTGCGAGATCCCGGGCCTCTACTACTTCACGTACCACGTCAGCTCCCGCGGGAACCTCTGCCTCCAGCTGAAGAAAGGCCGCGGCAACGAGCGGggggagcgggtggtggccttcTGCGACTTTGTCTACAACTCCTTCCAGGTCACCACCGGCGGCGTGGTCCTCCGCATGGCCCGGGAGGAGTCGGTCTGGCTGGAGCCGACGGAGAAGAACTCCCTCGTCGGGGGCACCGAGGGGGCCGACAGCATCTTCTCGGGGTTCCTGCTCTTCCCAGATAGCTAA